In Nitrospira sp., one genomic interval encodes:
- a CDS encoding sigma 54-interacting transcriptional regulator yields the protein MERLWQACTDCIKSVVPWERAGLLLYVPEEDGFRFYALETTMPKRVLERETVIPRAGSAAGWVYDHRDVHIRPFLQTQQVFIEDHFYAQEGLGRMVNLPLLVRGNCLGTLNIGSVTAGNPDADMLEFLRQIATQVALAIDTIQAYEQLTQLSHRLTKHQASLKEEVKQERRFASLIGQSASLRTVMEQIHAVASTASTVLIAGETGTGKELVARAIHESSPRKNRPFVRLNCAALPSGLVESELFGHERGAFTGAIQRHQGRFELAHEGTLFLDEIGEMPLTVQAKLLRVLEDHQVDRVGGTRAIPVDVRLIAATNVDLAEAVSQKRFRADLYYRLKVFPIVLPPLRERREDIPLLARHFLRLCRTKLKRDDLLLDDTALARLTEYDWPGNIRELQNVIERAAILAPTRLVEIDERIMRTPPPQGPTVERAVTLYESERCHILHTLEQAGWRIYGPLGAATRLGINPSTLRSRMKKLGLSRPTTLLPPLASFDSIIAPYSPPVVEHHDAV from the coding sequence ATGGAACGTTTGTGGCAAGCCTGCACCGACTGCATCAAGTCCGTGGTACCTTGGGAACGGGCGGGTCTCTTGCTCTATGTGCCGGAGGAAGATGGGTTTCGGTTTTATGCCCTGGAAACCACCATGCCCAAGCGGGTGCTTGAGCGCGAGACCGTCATCCCGCGAGCAGGCAGCGCGGCGGGATGGGTGTATGACCATCGTGACGTCCACATTCGCCCCTTCCTACAGACACAACAGGTGTTCATCGAAGACCACTTCTACGCCCAAGAGGGACTGGGCCGCATGGTCAACCTTCCCCTCCTAGTACGTGGGAATTGCTTGGGGACACTCAATATCGGCAGCGTGACTGCAGGCAACCCCGATGCCGACATGCTGGAATTTCTCCGCCAGATCGCCACTCAAGTGGCCCTGGCCATCGATACGATCCAGGCCTATGAGCAATTGACGCAACTGAGTCATCGCTTAACCAAACACCAGGCCTCCCTGAAGGAGGAGGTGAAACAGGAGCGTCGCTTTGCGTCGCTCATCGGCCAAAGCGCGTCATTGCGGACGGTGATGGAACAAATCCATGCCGTCGCGTCGACAGCTTCGACGGTCCTGATCGCCGGTGAAACGGGAACCGGAAAAGAACTGGTCGCCCGCGCCATCCACGAAAGCAGTCCGCGCAAGAACAGGCCATTCGTACGGTTGAATTGCGCGGCCCTACCCAGCGGCTTGGTGGAAAGCGAGCTGTTCGGGCATGAGCGAGGCGCGTTCACGGGCGCGATTCAGCGGCATCAAGGCCGGTTCGAGCTCGCCCACGAAGGAACCCTGTTTCTCGATGAGATCGGGGAGATGCCCTTGACCGTCCAGGCCAAACTCCTGCGCGTCCTGGAGGATCACCAGGTCGACCGGGTAGGCGGAACGCGCGCGATCCCCGTTGACGTGCGCCTCATCGCCGCCACCAACGTCGATTTGGCTGAAGCCGTATCGCAGAAACGATTTCGGGCCGATCTATATTATCGGCTGAAGGTCTTTCCGATTGTCCTGCCCCCCTTGCGCGAGCGCAGAGAAGACATCCCTCTCCTCGCCCGACACTTTCTCCGCCTGTGCCGTACCAAATTGAAGCGCGACGACCTGCTGCTCGATGACACGGCTTTGGCGCGGCTCACGGAGTACGACTGGCCGGGCAACATCCGCGAGCTCCAAAATGTCATCGAACGGGCTGCGATCCTCGCGCCGACGCGTCTCGTGGAAATCGATGAACGCATCATGCGTACACCGCCACCGCAGGGGCCGACCGTGGAACGGGCCGTCACCTTGTATGAGTCGGAACGCTGCCACATTCTTCACACGCTGGAACAGGCGGGATGGCGCATCTACGGTCCGCTGGGAGCCGCCACTCGATTAGGGATTAATCCCAGCACCTTACGCAGTCGCATGAAGAAACTGGGACTCTCGCGACCAACGACGCTGCTTCCTCCGCTTGCTTCATTCGATTCGATCATTGCGCCCTACTCCCCTCCCGTCGTTGAACATCACGATGCCGTGTGA
- a CDS encoding trypsin-like peptidase domain-containing protein, which produces MTTSEYGLEHRSMTRMYGDTIVSGAALRCLLGIMGVVSVLTCALSASGEPIPDEDRTITLYQQLAPATVFLSVTHGPAHPFSSSPTTGVGAGFVVDEDGTVVTNAHVVEEARGVMATLYDGRRISAAIVGVDPVSDVAVLQLDAERPPITPVRLGNSDTLRIGQQMLVVGSPFGLGFTLTTGIVSGMGPVRGLPAVPSRLIQTTAPLNPGNSGGPLVDSEGLVVGIATATLAGAQNIGFAIPINTAKQVLTELREKGRVIRPWLGIGGKFVTRDLQRLLRLPLTDGLLVEEVEDDSPAKEAGLVTGPLSLVIDGVPWVLGGDIVVSLQGRPVETAEVFAQVVSQFQVGQEIRIEVMRDGHRLERVVVLRERPRPSPRQRQPRQSIAETMLPQTVQAPPAPRSSF; this is translated from the coding sequence TTGACGACTTCCGAATATGGTCTGGAACATCGTTCGATGACGAGGATGTACGGCGATACCATTGTCTCAGGAGCGGCGCTCCGGTGCCTCCTCGGCATAATGGGCGTCGTGAGCGTCTTGACCTGTGCCTTGTCTGCGTCGGGAGAACCCATTCCGGACGAAGATCGCACCATTACTCTCTATCAGCAACTGGCTCCCGCCACCGTGTTTCTTTCCGTCACGCATGGCCCGGCCCATCCCTTCTCAAGCTCGCCGACCACAGGGGTGGGGGCCGGCTTCGTCGTGGATGAAGACGGCACGGTCGTGACCAATGCCCACGTCGTGGAAGAGGCTCGAGGCGTCATGGCCACGCTCTATGACGGACGGCGGATCTCGGCTGCCATCGTGGGAGTAGATCCCGTCTCGGACGTGGCAGTCCTTCAATTGGATGCGGAGCGGCCCCCGATCACCCCCGTCAGGCTGGGCAATTCCGACACGTTGCGCATTGGGCAACAGATGCTGGTGGTGGGGAGCCCGTTTGGTCTGGGATTTACCCTGACGACCGGCATCGTCAGCGGAATGGGACCAGTGCGCGGTCTGCCGGCCGTGCCCTCCCGATTGATTCAGACGACCGCCCCGCTCAACCCCGGCAACAGCGGCGGTCCCTTGGTCGATTCGGAAGGGTTGGTGGTCGGCATCGCAACGGCGACGCTGGCCGGAGCCCAAAACATCGGCTTTGCCATTCCCATCAATACCGCCAAACAGGTGCTGACGGAGTTGCGAGAGAAGGGACGGGTCATCCGCCCTTGGCTCGGCATCGGCGGGAAATTCGTCACGCGCGACCTACAGCGATTACTGAGATTGCCGTTGACCGATGGGTTGTTGGTCGAAGAGGTGGAGGACGACAGCCCTGCCAAGGAAGCCGGCCTCGTCACGGGTCCCCTCAGTCTGGTCATCGATGGAGTGCCGTGGGTACTGGGCGGGGATATCGTGGTCTCGCTTCAAGGCCGGCCCGTCGAGACGGCGGAGGTGTTCGCCCAAGTGGTCTCGCAATTTCAAGTGGGCCAGGAAATCCGGATCGAGGTCATGCGAGACGGGCACCGTCTTGAGCGAGTTGTCGTGCTGCGCGAACGGCCCAGACCATCGCCTCGACAACGGCAGCCGCGGCAGTCGATTGCGGAAACCATGCTCCCCCAAACCGTGCAGGCGCCCCCCGCACCACGCTCTTCGTTTTGA
- a CDS encoding prohibitin family protein, whose translation MRRAILVGAALASLCSLPGCGNTVHPGQRGLRWYPLTEGLTTETLKSGFYWRAPWNDIFIYDVRLQSYTEMVDALSSDDLLVRLKAAIIMRPIVDEIYFLAQEIGPDFYPRVVRPELLAAVRSVVSNYPMVSVPERSAEIASKVQAVVVDKLKGRHLEVHSVALADIELAKIVLEAVERKQAKEQEKEQKEFELVIAEKDAEIARRRARGEGDAVRIRSEGEAEGMKIRALGQAKAQETITSTLTPSYLRYKLYDSPTAKMVLLPEDVRVPILIAPNSGDEAKPSREGLTRAEQDVMDRKQ comes from the coding sequence ATGCGACGAGCCATCCTGGTTGGAGCCGCCCTGGCCTCCCTCTGCAGCCTCCCAGGCTGCGGGAACACCGTCCATCCCGGACAACGCGGGCTCCGGTGGTACCCGCTGACGGAAGGTCTGACGACGGAGACCTTGAAGTCAGGATTTTATTGGCGCGCTCCGTGGAACGACATTTTCATCTACGACGTTCGCCTGCAAAGCTATACCGAGATGGTCGATGCCCTCAGTTCCGACGATCTGCTGGTCAGGCTGAAGGCGGCAATCATCATGCGGCCGATCGTGGATGAGATTTACTTTCTGGCGCAAGAGATCGGACCGGACTTCTATCCGCGTGTCGTGAGACCGGAACTGCTGGCCGCCGTGCGCAGCGTGGTGTCGAACTACCCCATGGTCTCGGTTCCTGAGCGGAGCGCCGAGATCGCCAGCAAGGTCCAGGCCGTGGTGGTGGACAAGTTGAAGGGGCGCCATCTGGAAGTCCACAGCGTCGCCTTGGCCGATATCGAACTCGCCAAGATCGTATTGGAAGCCGTCGAACGGAAGCAGGCCAAGGAGCAGGAAAAAGAACAAAAGGAATTCGAACTCGTGATCGCCGAAAAAGACGCCGAAATCGCGCGGCGACGGGCACGCGGCGAAGGAGACGCCGTGCGCATCAGATCGGAAGGCGAAGCGGAAGGCATGAAGATCCGGGCGTTGGGACAAGCCAAGGCGCAGGAAACGATCACCTCCACCCTCACCCCCAGCTACCTGCGCTACAAGCTCTATGACAGCCCGACGGCAAAGATGGTGTTACTGCCGGAGGATGTGCGCGTTCCTATTTTGATCGCTCCGAACAGCGGTGACGAGGCGAAACCGAGTCGTGAGGGCCTGACGAGAGCGGAACAGGATGTGATGGATCGGAAACAATGA
- a CDS encoding PilZ domain-containing protein, with amino-acid sequence MLSSRFHLRAFRRFPVHCSVYYSSDEFQGTGTAWNLSLSGWRVDGSHPVPPGAVVTLCVFLPDHNPTVFIDQAVVRWSRGQEFGVEVTSMKPVEQAHLRTFLSALM; translated from the coding sequence ATGTTGAGCAGTCGCTTTCACCTTCGCGCCTTCCGCCGCTTTCCCGTTCATTGTTCCGTCTACTATTCCTCTGATGAGTTCCAGGGGACCGGCACGGCTTGGAATTTGTCGCTCAGCGGCTGGCGCGTCGACGGAAGCCACCCGGTGCCACCCGGCGCCGTCGTAACGCTCTGTGTGTTTCTCCCCGATCACAATCCGACGGTGTTCATCGATCAGGCCGTCGTTCGATGGTCGCGTGGACAGGAGTTCGGCGTCGAAGTGACGTCGATGAAACCGGTGGAGCAAGCGCACCTTCGGACCTTCCTTTCCGCACTCATGTAA
- a CDS encoding PilZ domain-containing protein translates to MAESHKPRSHARVPVSCFLYYLGEGLVGTGKVCDLSVKGWRIEGDKPVSVGMKLTLRVFLPDQPKAIDIEGVTVQWVQGHVFGLETVTMNAVAEARIQQFILSMLESSGSSRVA, encoded by the coding sequence ATGGCCGAGTCACACAAGCCCCGTTCGCATGCCCGTGTGCCGGTCAGCTGTTTCTTGTACTATCTCGGTGAAGGGCTGGTCGGTACCGGGAAGGTCTGCGATCTCTCTGTGAAGGGATGGCGGATCGAAGGCGACAAACCTGTCTCGGTCGGCATGAAGCTGACCTTGCGCGTCTTCCTTCCCGATCAGCCGAAAGCGATCGACATCGAGGGCGTGACGGTGCAGTGGGTACAGGGCCATGTGTTTGGTCTTGAAACCGTCACCATGAATGCCGTGGCCGAGGCGCGGATCCAGCAATTCATCCTGTCGATGCTCGAATCGT